A genomic region of Chitinimonas arctica contains the following coding sequences:
- the lodA gene encoding CTQ-dependent lysine 6-oxidase LodA: MAKHYSIHPKIGIARVGNSPQGFYIGPETTGGLPIECDKHGNAILCDGKPVHTDRFKDAAGAIKRQAARFKVFEHGGGAPRELSLQDGSVASICWTVHIANKKAVWYSFAELNGDLMFGADNSYEAQHVPLRNPDIPNAAVPNRQQYIIDPGPRSVSQPGQRNSFSRYNIPKEYTKGAFPPVALSTGIDTLGDLMMDDAGNLLVLGGFGVAGGQGDISSFAGANNWFDDVSDGYVLARLTLKDGSTIDLEPAWLVVGSPKYAPELINIITLDDTVYDVAVRNLQYDPQLYDPACHPIKHDGGYNPIAGFNPNYQPNYERDIKPIIVRPQSYRWVANVPSMIDFSRPDFDTSDPSEANRALREEYFSYYRVPVPAESYRYINEIKNGPNQLFSDDGLPLMPLNSGDNSVTNDIIYKFLTLTPTQYFFMHQWAKGKFSTGPAASDDRHGVTALDRETIGNCVGGPFSPGIEVTWIVRNPLLYSKPFQVRIAHWQGSNLKLEEYYYAEGLSTTSDPQNGQGTEPGDLTKRMAIPWQADFFDCTVQTPNITNPAINQSPADDGIQVPPAYYVYWWPPQSPMQVYAGSVDPADQALDGFVSNAPVSRPNANGVFQVLDTYSIVAAGTSVNYQRGINSFNQMVVSWQDLGFIVNKGTERYPYFVESERNTTYLAQGTATGIK, from the coding sequence ATGGCCAAGCACTACAGTATTCATCCCAAGATCGGCATCGCGCGGGTGGGCAATAGCCCGCAGGGCTTCTACATCGGTCCGGAAACGACCGGCGGCCTGCCGATCGAATGCGATAAGCACGGCAATGCCATCCTGTGCGATGGCAAGCCCGTCCATACCGATCGTTTCAAGGACGCGGCCGGCGCCATCAAGCGCCAGGCGGCGCGGTTCAAGGTGTTCGAGCACGGTGGAGGCGCACCGCGCGAGCTGTCGCTGCAGGACGGTTCGGTGGCCAGCATCTGCTGGACCGTGCATATCGCCAACAAGAAGGCGGTCTGGTACTCGTTCGCCGAGCTGAACGGCGACCTGATGTTCGGTGCCGACAATAGCTACGAGGCGCAGCACGTGCCGCTGCGCAATCCCGATATTCCCAATGCCGCCGTGCCCAACCGGCAGCAATACATCATCGATCCGGGGCCGCGTTCGGTCAGCCAGCCAGGGCAGCGGAACAGTTTCAGCCGCTACAACATCCCGAAAGAGTACACCAAGGGTGCGTTTCCACCGGTCGCGCTCTCGACCGGCATCGACACGCTGGGCGACCTGATGATGGACGATGCCGGCAACCTGCTGGTGCTGGGCGGCTTCGGCGTGGCCGGTGGTCAGGGCGATATCTCCTCGTTCGCCGGCGCCAACAACTGGTTCGATGATGTGTCGGATGGCTATGTGCTTGCCCGGCTGACGCTGAAGGATGGCAGCACCATCGACCTGGAACCGGCCTGGCTGGTGGTGGGCAGTCCCAAGTACGCGCCGGAACTGATCAATATCATTACCCTGGACGACACCGTGTACGACGTTGCGGTACGCAATCTGCAGTATGACCCGCAGTTGTACGATCCAGCCTGCCACCCGATCAAGCATGACGGCGGCTATAACCCGATCGCCGGCTTCAATCCGAACTACCAGCCCAACTACGAGCGCGATATCAAACCCATCATCGTGCGGCCGCAGTCCTATCGCTGGGTGGCGAATGTGCCGTCGATGATCGATTTCTCGCGTCCCGATTTCGATACCAGCGACCCCTCGGAAGCCAACCGTGCGCTGCGGGAGGAATATTTCAGCTATTACCGTGTGCCGGTGCCGGCCGAGAGCTATCGCTATATCAACGAGATCAAGAATGGCCCCAACCAGCTGTTTAGCGACGACGGCTTACCGCTGATGCCGCTCAACTCGGGCGACAACTCGGTCACCAACGACATCATCTACAAGTTCCTGACGCTGACGCCGACCCAGTATTTCTTTATGCACCAGTGGGCCAAGGGCAAGTTCAGTACCGGGCCGGCGGCGTCCGACGACCGGCATGGCGTGACGGCCTTGGACCGAGAAACGATCGGTAATTGCGTAGGCGGGCCATTCAGCCCCGGTATCGAGGTGACCTGGATCGTGCGCAATCCGCTGCTGTACTCGAAGCCCTTCCAGGTCCGCATCGCCCATTGGCAAGGCAGCAACCTCAAGCTGGAGGAGTATTACTACGCCGAGGGCCTCAGCACCACCAGCGATCCGCAGAACGGCCAGGGCACCGAACCGGGCGACCTGACCAAGCGTATGGCCATCCCCTGGCAGGCCGATTTCTTCGATTGCACGGTGCAGACGCCCAATATCACCAATCCGGCCATCAACCAGAGCCCGGCCGACGATGGTATCCAGGTGCCGCCGGCGTACTACGTGTATTGGTGGCCGCCACAAAGCCCGATGCAGGTCTACGCGGGGTCGGTCGACCCCGCCGACCAGGCTTTGGATGGTTTCGTCAGCAACGCGCCGGTCAGCAGGCCGAATGCGAACGGGGTGTTCCAGGTGCTCGATACTTATTCCATCGTGGCGGCCGGCACCAGCGTCAACTACCAGCGGGGCATCAATAGTTTCAACCAGATGGTGGTGTCGTGGCAGGACCTGGGTTTTATCGTCAACAAGGGCACGGAGCGTTATCCGTATTTCGTCGAATCGGAGCGCAATACCACCTACCTGGCCCAGGGCACGGCGACCGGCATCAAATGA
- a CDS encoding type II toxin-antitoxin system YafQ family toxin — MTSKKPAASKRTNLPRVSDYTKDFLKDWQRLSHSGRYDMNRLKEAMTLLIVNDGPLPPEWLDHPLKGDWAGHRECHIGGDFLLVYTLDDSGRSSMVVFVRSGTHAELFS; from the coding sequence ATGACATCGAAAAAGCCAGCCGCGAGTAAACGGACCAACCTGCCCCGCGTGTCGGACTACACCAAGGACTTCCTAAAGGATTGGCAGCGCCTGTCCCATTCCGGCCGGTATGACATGAACCGGCTCAAGGAAGCCATGACGCTGCTCATCGTGAACGATGGGCCGCTTCCTCCTGAATGGCTGGATCACCCGTTAAAGGGCGACTGGGCAGGCCACCGGGAGTGCCACATCGGTGGGGATTTCCTGCTTGTCTATACCCTCGACGATTCAGGTAGAAGCAGTATGGTGGTGTTCGTTCGCAGTGGCACACACGCTGAACTGTTTTCATAG
- a CDS encoding tryptophan 7-halogenase, protein MSARESDSGGPARYDVVVMGGGAAGLSVGLTLRHHTGLSVLVLERSDYRVVRTGETLSPGAQGLLEYLRVWPAFLADAHQPSYSSRATWGDERMQTRDFILSPHGLGWHLDRARFDGTLARCFESAGGVLWRRAQLMAAVRDEDGWRLRVRRSGGASTVRARFVVDASGKAAAFGRLLGVKRLRHDRLAAVIATFQFGEGEAEDASTLVETYAGGWFYSAKQPGNRLVAALMSDSDLVHAGRLASPDRWQAALAQLPHSQARLQRGRMLGRLRVCSAHSGQLEQLADPGWLAVGDAATSHDPLSSSGIPQALNSGIHAGCAIHALLTRGDGKLLDDYQARMKLDFEHYRQMQQQYYAMEQRWSGAPFWARRHGFTASIHTPFRAADPR, encoded by the coding sequence ATGAGTGCAAGGGAAAGCGATTCCGGCGGGCCGGCCCGATACGATGTGGTGGTGATGGGCGGTGGCGCGGCCGGCCTCAGCGTGGGGCTGACCTTGCGCCACCATACCGGCCTCTCGGTGCTGGTGCTGGAGCGCTCGGATTACCGGGTGGTCCGCACCGGCGAAACCCTGTCGCCGGGTGCGCAGGGCCTGCTGGAATACCTGCGGGTCTGGCCGGCTTTCCTGGCCGATGCGCACCAGCCATCCTATTCATCACGGGCCACCTGGGGCGATGAGCGCATGCAGACGCGCGACTTTATCCTGTCGCCCCACGGCCTGGGCTGGCATCTGGACCGCGCCCGCTTCGACGGCACGCTGGCCCGTTGCTTCGAGTCTGCCGGCGGCGTGCTGTGGCGCCGGGCCCAACTGATGGCGGCCGTGCGCGACGAGGACGGGTGGCGCTTGCGCGTGCGGCGTAGCGGCGGTGCCAGCACCGTGCGCGCCCGTTTCGTGGTGGATGCCAGCGGCAAGGCGGCGGCCTTCGGGCGTTTGTTGGGTGTCAAGCGCTTGCGGCACGATAGGCTGGCGGCGGTGATCGCCACCTTCCAGTTCGGCGAAGGCGAGGCGGAAGACGCGTCCACGCTGGTGGAAACCTATGCGGGCGGCTGGTTCTACAGTGCCAAGCAGCCGGGGAACCGGCTGGTGGCCGCGCTGATGAGCGACTCGGACCTGGTGCATGCCGGTCGCCTGGCTAGTCCCGATCGCTGGCAGGCGGCGCTGGCGCAGCTCCCACACAGTCAGGCGCGGTTGCAGCGCGGCCGGATGCTGGGGCGGCTGCGGGTCTGTTCGGCCCATTCCGGGCAATTGGAGCAACTGGCCGACCCGGGCTGGCTGGCGGTCGGCGATGCCGCCACCTCGCACGATCCCTTGTCATCCAGTGGCATACCACAGGCACTCAATTCCGGCATTCATGCCGGCTGCGCCATCCATGCCTTGCTGACGCGCGGCGATGGCAAATTGCTGGACGACTACCAGGCCAGGATGAAGTTGGACTTCGAACACTACCGCCAGATGCAGCAGCAGTACTACGCCATGGAACAGCGCTGGTCCGGTGCACCGTTCTGGGCCCGGCGCCATGGTTTCACAGCGTCAATTCATACACCGTTCCGCGCGGCAGATCCTCGATGA
- a CDS encoding calcium-binding protein — translation MAGWWQRQGYAPWPGRQRHAAGGEDDDRLVGDGDEVNLVPSDRHAADYLDGGSGADILIGGAGADTLNGGTGADFVLGDLDNLGVLPFDQHGNDTLNGGDGNDTLYGNGGADSLLGGSGDDWLAGDRASDVGEEGAEGKSDTLLGGEGKDTLEGNLGDDLLEGGSDSDFLFGGKGADSLVGGSGNDELTGDRAAYVSGEASEGGNDTLQGGEGDDILRGEAGADSLDAGDGKDLLFGGDDADMLLGGGGDDTLQGGKGNDMLIGGVGRDDLFGEDGDDTLDGGSEANALHGGAGDDTYLMSFASPDGGSTLVSSIVDTQGSNRIVLGAALPDTDIRRQGKDLIFTTPTSKFALMGGLKSGKFRFSVLPTDPSTSGKIVAAMRTNVAADVATASDDGANAGIELSFKELMNTAFAEAIELDFADDEQADGFFGSQLNDSVAGSLLGDQLDGNGGDDTLLGDAGNDTLSGDGGSDRIEGGNGDDILDGGKGDDTYIYQRGDGLDRIDDLDGKDTLVFEGDIRASDLNFSHDTDSGDLTILLNGQDQLLIRNGLDSAIERVQFSDGTNLSLDNILDDGQNETGDGADLLLGSASADTLRGFGGDDSLKGYEGHDLLDGGKGNDTLVGDAGNDSLNGDDGSDRLVGGVGDDRLDGGKGDDTYSYRLGDGKDQIVDLGGKDILQLQGGIRIEDISFSLTPNSRDLTIYFNDHDQILIKNGQDSAIEKLQLDDGSIFRLYEAYEPSNGTEGSDLLIGSTGADTLSGLGGNDSLSGRRGDDLLEGGDGNDILYGGAGNDVVQGGQGINTYRMARLDGIDVLSDLVGENNRLVFEGVASQEVVASYREDESGNRWLDIRYDEGRGGVSIQNGMDGVVGRFSFDGQSLSLEELLDACFKGDRVRHGTTGNDSLAGGTGNDSLYGGAGNDRLTGKEGDDWLAGEGGNDTLLGGAGNDSYLWGGSAGISRLSDSGSNTLVLDAGLRAADLTVTRRGKNLLLIVKRTGAQAIVQDYFSMPNGASSQKWRLKTDEAAAVPLADVVPAHLFSKFGLEPVNIESLRDAFIERAKESSLAKAQFAYELNGGLGVLLPVSTISRADNFTLINGATAFDPVTYPIDPMYKLTTRRANPARRVPRDAVITVDTRNPLWIDVSGQVRSGAHPYGGSTLYGGYVEETTTVDGGWANAVETVVEAVPIPPESYKVTLEILSSGDSSSTIYLNDPMHVVDAGKGDDFIAVHPVEAIPAARIDSGTLTNMHAGGPDFPTMLLALQFEQHSLNHVLQGYNLFLPNGAGSFVYGNDGNDTILGTNYQDEVIGGDGDDFLNGGAGADSYYVFTDNESGWDTIADTGFYDSNFYTSFIEEDELAGSFIDGNPESANWDSVADTIYLQGAIRAEHLQLSWIRLADGNDYLNISWGSNRGIHLLAPTEETPHGLGIEWLIFGDGSGLSWADLEGMAPPRGTDHDNALVGTARGEAISGFGGNDQLDGGVGADTLHGGGGNDSYVVDNAADVVSELADDGIDTVNSSVTYQLGEQVENLSLTGSEQIDGIGNDLANTLVGNSASNALNGRLGNDTLRGEAGIDTLMGDEGDDWLYGGDGDDTMRGGAGNDKLFGELGNDLIDGGSGDNTLTGGLGHDFYIVNNGRDVIVEKAGEGSDTVITGASFTLADNVENLTLVAGTAAITGNALNNLMTGNNGANRMDAGIGSDTYVLAKGGGADVIRDFDTTANNVDTIQFNDVKSTEISAVQRVGSNLVLKYGASDKVTVENYFDAANAAGYRIERFKFSDGAIWYDAHIQIKAVTVAGMQADAGETAQGRPAMVAQTISIDQQLAGMIGAMAAFAPQDAASLQQNVPTHELHTPMLTANRLM, via the coding sequence CTGGCTGGATGGTGGCAGAGGCAAGGATATGCTCCTTGGCCAGGCCGGCAGCGACACGCTGCTGGGGGCGAAGACGACGATCGCCTGGTAGGCGATGGTGATGAAGTCAATCTTGTCCCCTCCGACCGTCATGCCGCCGACTACCTTGATGGCGGCAGCGGGGCCGATATCTTGATAGGCGGTGCTGGCGCGGACACGCTGAACGGCGGAACCGGCGCGGACTTCGTGCTGGGCGATCTCGACAACCTTGGCGTCTTGCCGTTCGACCAGCATGGCAACGACACCCTCAACGGCGGCGATGGCAACGACACCTTGTATGGCAACGGCGGTGCCGATTCCTTGCTGGGCGGCAGCGGCGACGACTGGTTGGCGGGCGATCGTGCTTCCGACGTGGGTGAGGAGGGGGCGGAGGGTAAGAGCGATACCTTGCTGGGCGGCGAAGGCAAGGACACGCTGGAGGGCAATCTTGGCGACGATCTACTCGAAGGAGGTAGCGACAGCGATTTCCTGTTCGGTGGCAAGGGCGCCGACTCGCTGGTGGGCGGTAGCGGCAACGACGAACTGACAGGTGACCGCGCCGCTTATGTGAGCGGAGAGGCGTCCGAAGGTGGCAACGACACCTTGCAGGGCGGCGAGGGCGATGACATCTTGCGCGGCGAGGCGGGTGCCGATTCGCTCGATGCTGGCGACGGCAAGGACCTGCTGTTCGGTGGCGATGACGCCGATATGCTGTTGGGCGGCGGGGGCGACGATACCTTGCAAGGCGGCAAGGGCAACGACATGCTGATCGGTGGGGTCGGCAGGGATGATTTGTTTGGCGAAGACGGCGATGACACGCTCGACGGCGGCAGCGAAGCGAATGCCCTGCATGGCGGCGCAGGTGATGACACCTATTTGATGAGCTTCGCCAGCCCGGATGGTGGTTCGACCTTGGTGTCGTCCATCGTCGATACCCAAGGCAGCAACCGTATCGTGCTAGGCGCGGCATTGCCGGATACGGATATCCGTCGCCAGGGCAAGGACCTGATCTTTACTACTCCCACTAGCAAGTTCGCGTTAATGGGTGGTCTGAAAAGCGGCAAGTTCCGTTTCTCTGTCCTGCCAACAGACCCGTCTACTTCCGGAAAAATCGTCGCCGCCATGCGCACGAATGTGGCAGCGGATGTGGCTACGGCGAGTGATGACGGCGCGAATGCCGGTATAGAGCTGTCATTCAAGGAATTGATGAATACCGCCTTTGCCGAGGCCATTGAGCTGGATTTCGCGGACGACGAACAAGCGGATGGATTCTTTGGCAGCCAACTTAATGACTCGGTGGCTGGGTCCTTGCTGGGCGACCAGCTCGATGGCAACGGTGGCGACGATACGCTGCTCGGCGATGCCGGTAATGACACGCTAAGCGGTGACGGCGGTAGCGACCGGATCGAAGGCGGTAACGGCGACGATATTCTGGACGGCGGCAAGGGCGACGATACTTATATCTACCAGCGTGGCGATGGTTTGGACAGGATCGATGATCTTGACGGCAAGGACACCCTTGTTTTCGAGGGAGATATCCGTGCCTCTGACCTTAATTTCAGTCATGACACTGATAGCGGCGATTTAACTATCCTACTAAATGGACAGGATCAACTCCTAATCCGAAATGGTTTGGACAGTGCAATCGAACGGGTCCAATTTAGCGATGGTACTAATTTATCACTCGATAATATTTTGGACGATGGCCAAAACGAAACAGGGGATGGCGCTGACCTCTTACTGGGCAGCGCTTCGGCGGACACGCTACGCGGCTTTGGCGGCGACGATAGTTTGAAGGGGTATGAAGGCCATGACCTGCTTGATGGGGGCAAGGGTAACGATACGCTAGTCGGCGATGCCGGCAACGACTCGCTCAACGGTGACGACGGTAGCGACCGGCTAGTGGGCGGCGTCGGGGACGATAGGCTTGATGGTGGTAAGGGCGATGATACCTATAGCTACCGGCTTGGAGATGGGAAGGACCAGATCGTCGATTTGGGTGGCAAGGATATCTTGCAGCTCCAGGGGGGGATTCGCATCGAAGATATCTCTTTCTCGCTGACCCCCAATAGCCGCGATCTGACAATCTACTTTAACGACCATGATCAGATCCTGATCAAAAATGGGCAGGATAGTGCCATCGAGAAGCTGCAGCTCGACGACGGTTCGATCTTTCGACTGTATGAAGCGTACGAGCCATCGAATGGGACCGAAGGTTCCGATCTACTGATCGGCAGTACCGGCGCCGACACCTTGAGTGGACTAGGAGGTAACGATAGCCTGTCCGGTCGCCGGGGAGACGATTTGCTCGAAGGCGGCGACGGTAACGATATCTTGTACGGTGGTGCCGGCAACGACGTGGTGCAAGGCGGACAGGGCATTAACACCTACCGTATGGCCCGGCTGGATGGCATCGACGTGCTTTCCGATCTGGTGGGTGAAAACAACCGGCTGGTATTCGAAGGTGTCGCTAGCCAGGAGGTAGTCGCCAGCTACCGGGAGGATGAGAGCGGCAATCGTTGGTTGGATATTCGCTACGACGAAGGCAGGGGTGGGGTGTCCATCCAGAATGGTATGGATGGCGTTGTGGGTCGATTCAGTTTCGATGGACAGTCTTTGTCCTTGGAGGAATTGCTCGACGCTTGTTTCAAGGGAGACAGGGTTCGGCATGGCACTACCGGTAATGATTCGCTGGCAGGTGGTACGGGCAATGACTCGTTGTATGGCGGTGCGGGCAACGACAGATTGACGGGCAAGGAAGGCGACGACTGGTTGGCGGGCGAGGGCGGCAACGACACCTTGCTCGGTGGCGCGGGTAATGACTCCTATCTCTGGGGTGGTTCGGCGGGGATCAGCCGATTGAGCGATTCGGGTAGCAATACCTTGGTATTGGATGCCGGACTCCGTGCGGCCGATTTGACGGTAACCCGACGCGGCAAAAACTTGCTGTTGATTGTAAAAAGAACCGGTGCGCAGGCCATCGTGCAGGACTATTTCAGTATGCCGAATGGCGCATCGTCGCAGAAATGGCGGCTAAAGACCGATGAAGCGGCGGCGGTACCATTAGCTGACGTGGTTCCTGCCCATTTGTTTTCGAAGTTTGGTTTGGAACCAGTAAACATTGAGAGTTTGCGCGACGCGTTCATCGAACGGGCCAAGGAGTCATCGTTAGCCAAGGCGCAGTTCGCTTATGAGCTGAATGGCGGCCTAGGTGTTCTTTTGCCGGTGTCGACAATTTCCCGTGCCGATAATTTCACGTTGATCAATGGTGCGACGGCGTTCGACCCCGTTACCTATCCAATAGATCCCATGTACAAGCTGACTACCCGTCGAGCTAATCCCGCAAGGCGGGTCCCTAGGGACGCGGTTATAACGGTGGATACTAGAAATCCACTATGGATAGACGTTTCCGGCCAGGTGCGTAGTGGCGCGCATCCGTATGGAGGGAGTACCTTATATGGTGGTTACGTCGAGGAGACCACAACGGTTGATGGAGGGTGGGCAAACGCCGTCGAGACCGTGGTCGAGGCCGTTCCAATACCGCCCGAAAGCTACAAGGTGACGCTTGAAATTTTGAGCAGTGGAGATAGTTCAAGCACGATCTATTTGAATGACCCAATGCATGTGGTCGATGCCGGGAAAGGTGACGATTTTATTGCGGTGCATCCAGTGGAGGCGATACCGGCGGCACGGATAGACTCGGGCACATTAACAAATATGCACGCGGGTGGACCTGACTTCCCTACCATGCTGCTGGCTTTACAGTTCGAGCAGCATTCATTGAACCATGTGCTGCAAGGTTACAACCTGTTCCTTCCAAATGGTGCTGGCAGCTTTGTGTATGGTAACGATGGTAACGATACCATTTTGGGGACCAACTACCAGGATGAGGTGATCGGCGGGGATGGCGACGACTTTCTTAATGGTGGTGCCGGTGCGGATAGTTATTATGTGTTTACCGACAACGAATCAGGTTGGGATACCATCGCCGATACGGGGTTTTACGATAGCAACTTCTATACAAGCTTTATCGAAGAGGATGAACTTGCAGGAAGCTTTATTGATGGGAATCCTGAAAGCGCAAATTGGGATTCCGTTGCCGACACGATCTACCTTCAAGGCGCCATCCGCGCAGAACACTTGCAATTGAGCTGGATCAGGCTAGCCGACGGGAATGACTACCTGAATATATCCTGGGGCAGCAATAGGGGTATCCATCTATTGGCGCCGACCGAAGAAACGCCGCACGGGCTGGGCATCGAATGGCTGATATTCGGCGATGGAAGCGGTCTGTCTTGGGCAGATCTAGAGGGCATGGCGCCGCCGCGCGGTACCGACCATGACAATGCTTTGGTCGGGACCGCCCGTGGCGAAGCCATCAGTGGTTTCGGTGGCAACGATCAGCTAGATGGCGGTGTGGGTGCGGATACCCTGCATGGCGGTGGTGGCAACGACAGCTATGTGGTGGATAACGCAGCCGATGTGGTGAGCGAACTTGCGGACGACGGTATCGACACCGTAAATTCGTCGGTTACCTACCAGTTGGGCGAACAGGTGGAAAACCTGAGCCTGACCGGTTCCGAGCAGATCGACGGCATCGGCAATGACTTGGCGAATACCTTGGTGGGCAATTCGGCGAGCAACGCACTCAACGGCCGTCTCGGCAACGACACCCTCCGCGGCGAAGCCGGTATCGACACCCTGATGGGCGACGAAGGCGACGACTGGCTGTACGGCGGCGACGGCGACGACACCATGCGTGGCGGTGCCGGTAACGACAAGCTGTTCGGCGAGCTGGGCAACGACCTGATCGACGGCGGTTCGGGCGACAACACCCTGACCGGCGGGCTGGGCCACGACTTCTATATCGTCAACAACGGCCGCGATGTGATCGTGGAAAAGGCCGGCGAAGGCAGCGATACCGTCATCACCGGCGCCAGCTTCACCCTGGCCGACAATGTCGAAAACCTCACGCTGGTGGCAGGCACCGCCGCCATCACCGGTAACGCCCTGAACAACCTGATGACCGGCAACAACGGCGCCAATCGCATGGATGCCGGGATCGGCAGCGATACCTACGTCCTGGCCAAGGGCGGTGGCGCCGACGTGATCCGTGATTTCGATACCACGGCGAACAACGTCGATACCATCCAGTTCAACGACGTGAAATCGACCGAGATCAGCGCGGTACAACGGGTCGGCAGCAATCTGGTGCTGAAGTACGGCGCCAGCGACAAGGTGACGGTCGAGAACTACTTCGACGCCGCCAATGCCGCCGGCTACCGCATCGAGCGCTTCAAATTCAGCGATGGCGCAATCTGGTATGACGCCCATATCCAGATCAAGGCGGTAACCGTGGCGGGCATGCAGGCCGATGCGGGCGAAACCGCACAGGGGCGCCCTGCCATGGTCGCCCAAACCATCTCGATCGATCAGCAACTGGCCGGCATGATTGGCGCCATGGCAGCGTTCGCGCCGCAGGATGCGGCCTCGCTGCAACAGAACGTTCCGACGCATGAGTTGCATACGCCGATGCTTACGGCGAATCGTTTGATGTAA
- a CDS encoding type II toxin-antitoxin system RelB/DinJ family antitoxin, producing MAATTSMVHVRVDEKLKAQATETLASMGLSVSDAIRVFLTRVVADQELPFDIKAPNARSRVAIAEAREIIKSRSARFASGDALIDDIEKASRE from the coding sequence ATGGCCGCTACCACATCTATGGTGCACGTCCGTGTGGACGAGAAACTCAAAGCGCAGGCGACGGAGACGTTGGCCTCGATGGGTCTTTCAGTTTCCGACGCGATTCGTGTTTTTCTTACTCGCGTCGTGGCTGACCAGGAGCTGCCGTTTGACATTAAGGCACCGAATGCAAGAAGCCGCGTTGCAATTGCTGAGGCCCGCGAGATCATCAAGAGCCGCAGTGCTCGCTTCGCCTCCGGGGATGCCCTGATCGATGACATCGAAAAAGCCAGCCGCGAGTAA
- a CDS encoding GNAT family N-acetyltransferase — MVDHSPNDSHLWFGPIDMPALAVLQPHYQTVRPGVPPLSQELTDFARGHGQHVMVAWRADVPVACLGWVSEEVAHSGRLYGAPLLATDGEAAAGLIVQLRQIAQHLNARQIRISAWAGERDKAVALVAAGFEPLFEWVNFAIDTAGAQSPDLRANRWQLVAQDQLDWTQLAALYNATFRHVPNSPPRDALNIADDWARADGLASCVFADADGHYRGFALIEEGHVNAVGVDDALRGSGLAELIYQYARANLAQRGMDRLKALVSSANPASMRFHQKLGFIEDLPRGTVYELTL, encoded by the coding sequence GTGGTTGATCACTCACCGAATGACTCGCACTTGTGGTTCGGCCCCATCGATATGCCGGCGCTGGCGGTACTCCAGCCGCACTATCAAACCGTCCGCCCCGGTGTGCCGCCTTTATCTCAAGAACTGACCGATTTTGCCCGCGGCCATGGCCAACACGTGATGGTGGCTTGGCGGGCCGATGTGCCGGTTGCCTGTCTTGGCTGGGTAAGCGAGGAAGTGGCCCACAGCGGCCGGCTCTATGGCGCGCCTTTGTTGGCGACGGATGGCGAAGCGGCGGCCGGGCTGATCGTGCAGTTGCGGCAGATCGCCCAGCACTTGAATGCCCGCCAAATACGCATCAGCGCCTGGGCCGGAGAACGGGACAAGGCTGTCGCCCTGGTCGCGGCGGGCTTTGAGCCGCTATTCGAATGGGTGAATTTCGCCATCGATACCGCCGGTGCGCAGTCGCCGGACCTTCGCGCCAATCGCTGGCAGCTCGTAGCGCAGGACCAGCTCGATTGGACCCAGCTGGCCGCGCTATACAACGCCACCTTCCGCCACGTACCCAACTCGCCGCCGCGCGATGCGCTGAATATCGCGGACGACTGGGCGCGGGCGGACGGCTTGGCCAGCTGCGTGTTTGCCGACGCCGACGGCCACTATCGGGGCTTTGCCTTGATCGAGGAAGGCCACGTCAATGCCGTGGGCGTGGACGATGCGCTGCGCGGCAGCGGCCTGGCTGAGCTGATCTACCAATATGCCAGGGCCAACTTGGCGCAACGCGGCATGGACCGCTTGAAGGCCTTGGTTTCCAGTGCCAATCCAGCTTCGATGCGATTTCACCAGAAGCTGGGTTTCATCGAGGATCTGCCGCGCGGAACGGTGTATGAATTGACGCTGTGA